In Alkalihalobacillus sp. TS-13, the following are encoded in one genomic region:
- a CDS encoding FkbM family methyltransferase, with translation MKKYQLNAIKAPGLDEMMYFRKDSTDFSTFKYVFHDQEYRLPKLTFDPRWIIDGGANVGYSSVFFAEQFPQAKVVAVESDPSNIEVMEKNIASYHQIEALHSGLWNKNTYLRVKDVGLGEWGMMVEETEQNDPGSFKAVTIDSILSDYGIDEIDILKLNVEGAEKELFSKGYENWLEKVKILIIELHDRMKPGCSKAFYQAIKQYNFSSYKRGANVILYKKGYLTRKR, from the coding sequence TTGAAAAAGTATCAACTGAATGCCATCAAGGCACCAGGACTAGATGAGATGATGTATTTCCGAAAAGACTCTACTGACTTCAGTACGTTCAAATATGTTTTTCATGATCAAGAATATCGTCTTCCGAAGCTGACATTCGACCCGAGGTGGATTATCGATGGTGGAGCGAATGTCGGGTATAGCAGCGTGTTTTTTGCTGAACAGTTTCCCCAGGCAAAAGTGGTAGCTGTTGAATCAGACCCATCCAACATAGAGGTGATGGAGAAGAATATCGCATCATACCATCAAATTGAAGCGTTACATTCGGGATTGTGGAACAAGAATACGTATTTGAGAGTAAAAGATGTAGGTTTAGGGGAATGGGGAATGATGGTCGAGGAAACCGAGCAGAACGACCCAGGTTCGTTTAAAGCTGTCACAATCGACTCGATCCTATCAGATTACGGAATTGATGAGATAGATATTTTGAAGTTGAACGTGGAAGGCGCCGAGAAAGAGTTATTTTCCAAAGGGTATGAGAATTGGTTAGAAAAGGTGAAAATCTTGATCATCGAACTACATGACAGAATGAAACCCGGATGTAGTAAAGCTTTCTATCAAGCTATCAAACAATACAATTTTTCATCTTATAAACGCGGAGCAAATGTTATTTTATATAAAAAAGGTTATCTTACACGAAAAAGATGA
- a CDS encoding glycosyltransferase: MNKMIIKLALVLLMATMVFSPQQTDAKSRQQDTYTQKEVALNSDMRRLWTDHVTWTRSYIVSAIGGLEDQDAVLSRLLQNQKDIGNAIQPYYGDAASKKLAELLTEHIIIAGELIEAAKNNDQANVDKFTKQWYANADEIAQFLSDANPNWSKKTLKGLLDEYLALVTDQVVFRIQKRWDDDIKAYDEGETHILKLADTLSDGIIKQFPDKFK; the protein is encoded by the coding sequence ATGAATAAGATGATTATAAAATTGGCTCTTGTTCTCTTAATGGCAACAATGGTCTTTTCACCACAACAAACTGATGCTAAGAGTCGACAGCAGGACACATACACCCAAAAAGAAGTCGCGCTCAACTCTGACATGAGGAGACTTTGGACGGATCATGTGACCTGGACGAGAAGCTATATTGTCAGTGCGATAGGAGGTCTGGAAGATCAAGATGCTGTACTTTCACGCCTATTACAAAACCAAAAGGATATCGGCAATGCGATACAACCTTATTACGGGGATGCGGCAAGCAAGAAACTTGCTGAACTTTTAACAGAGCACATCATCATTGCCGGAGAGCTTATTGAAGCAGCTAAGAACAATGACCAGGCGAATGTGGATAAATTCACGAAACAATGGTATGCGAACGCAGATGAAATTGCCCAATTCCTTAGTGATGCCAACCCGAATTGGTCGAAAAAGACATTAAAAGGACTACTTGATGAATATCTAGCATTAGTGACGGATCAGGTCGTTTTCAGGATCCAGAAGCGCTGGGATGATGACATCAAAGCTTATGATGAAGGCGAGACGCATATCTTGAAGTTGGCAGATACTCTCTCCGACGGAATCATCAAGCAATTCCCTGACAAATTCAAATAA
- a CDS encoding glycerate kinase, with the protein MKIVVAPDSFKGSMTSIEASEAIRKGLLEVDQNLDIVTVPMADGGEGTVEALTVILGGEIQSEEVMDPIGRKVQAAFGWVETTKTAVIETAAASGLPLLKDEELDPYRASTYGTGQLVSRALDLGAKNVILGLGGSATVDAGTGFFEALGIRFLDEKGKKIQAAGGTLGKIKSIDTAGLDSRLADVTFMIASDVTNPLLGKEGAVSVFGPQKGVTENEMPFFENGMEHYAEAVTTHTGNDHRLAEGSGAAGGFGFSLLSYLQPEFESGFTLISDFSRLESHIKHADFVITGEGKVDAQSLYGKVPVGIARIANTYKVPTIAFAGKIEGDLQAAAGQGISSILPIVDEPMTLTDAMDKGQGLLQNAAVRFMTIVQVCNGKKEAQSNE; encoded by the coding sequence ATGAAAATAGTTGTTGCTCCAGATTCATTCAAAGGCTCTATGACAAGCATTGAAGCTTCTGAAGCTATTCGAAAAGGTTTGTTAGAGGTTGATCAAAACTTGGATATCGTTACGGTTCCAATGGCTGATGGTGGTGAAGGAACGGTCGAGGCTCTTACAGTCATTTTAGGTGGAGAAATACAATCGGAAGAAGTGATGGACCCGATCGGACGTAAGGTGCAAGCAGCTTTTGGCTGGGTTGAAACAACGAAAACGGCTGTTATTGAAACTGCAGCGGCATCTGGTCTTCCCCTGTTAAAAGATGAGGAGCTCGACCCTTACCGAGCTTCAACTTATGGTACTGGTCAGTTGGTATCACGAGCACTAGACTTAGGTGCGAAAAACGTGATTCTCGGGTTAGGAGGAAGTGCCACAGTAGATGCTGGAACCGGATTTTTTGAAGCATTAGGTATCCGTTTTTTAGATGAAAAAGGGAAGAAGATCCAAGCTGCGGGTGGTACATTGGGTAAAATCAAATCCATTGATACGGCAGGTCTGGATTCGAGATTGGCTGATGTCACGTTCATGATTGCTTCTGACGTAACCAACCCTTTACTTGGGAAAGAAGGGGCTGTGTCGGTATTTGGGCCGCAAAAGGGGGTTACAGAAAACGAAATGCCTTTCTTCGAGAACGGTATGGAACACTATGCAGAAGCTGTGACCACTCATACTGGGAATGACCATCGATTGGCAGAAGGCAGCGGAGCGGCAGGAGGGTTCGGGTTCTCTCTCCTTTCCTATCTACAGCCGGAGTTCGAAAGCGGGTTTACATTGATTTCAGATTTTAGCCGACTGGAATCACATATCAAGCATGCAGATTTTGTCATAACAGGGGAAGGGAAGGTCGATGCACAATCCTTATATGGAAAAGTACCTGTCGGGATTGCTCGGATAGCAAACACATACAAGGTACCGACAATCGCATTTGCCGGAAAGATCGAAGGTGATTTACAAGCGGCTGCTGGACAAGGTATATCTTCAATACTTCCAATTGTTGATGAACCGATGACATTAACAGATGCAATGGATAAAGGGCAAGGACTTTTACAAAACGCAGCAGTGAGATTCATGACAATCGTTCAAGTATGCAATGGGAAAAAGGAGGCTCAATCCAATGAGTAG
- a CDS encoding ABC transporter ATP-binding protein has translation MKKVFSYLRTYKLSVSIALSLMVLELIVELFQPLLMAKIIDEGILQEDLSVVAVWGSVLLGLSLIAFAAGITNSFFAAHASQGVGHDLRRDLFHKVQGFTSNHFQKFSTPGLVTRMTNDVTQVQGLLFMLMRIALRAPLFIIGGIIMAFFVHPGLAIHLLISVPILLLFLFWILTKGVVLFRKVQEKLDRANTVIRENLSGIRLIKGFNRRDFEEDRFKHVNHSLTNQNKKALWMMEVAMPVVMLGMNIVIIVILWIGAVQLNLQEVTAGELVAIINYATRILFTFSVFTFLIMNYSRGSASATRITAVLNKDTDHLHPEQALLRQTIRGSVRFENVSFRYSEQYTETLKNVSFSTEEHKTVGILGETGSGKTTLLNLIPKLIEKTSGYILIDETEIDELDRVHLRRQISVVPQEAHLFSGSVKDNIEWGKDGATFEEIIAAAKDAQIHDFIMSLPDGYDSRLGQKGITFSGGQKQRLSIARALVRKPKILILDDSMSALDAYTESRLLETLKKQNCTIFLVAQKISSIRAADQILLLHQGELIGSGSHEDLLKTSPYYQSVYKSQIEEDVV, from the coding sequence ATGAAAAAGGTTTTTTCCTATTTACGTACATATAAATTATCCGTATCCATTGCTTTATCACTTATGGTGCTTGAATTGATTGTAGAATTGTTCCAGCCTTTGCTGATGGCAAAAATCATTGATGAGGGTATTTTACAAGAAGACTTATCGGTCGTGGCAGTTTGGGGTAGTGTGCTGCTTGGTCTTTCATTGATTGCCTTTGCAGCGGGGATCACGAATTCTTTCTTTGCTGCCCATGCGAGCCAAGGTGTTGGCCATGACTTGAGAAGAGACTTGTTTCATAAGGTGCAGGGATTCACAAGCAACCACTTTCAGAAATTCTCTACTCCAGGGCTCGTGACGCGTATGACAAACGACGTTACACAAGTTCAAGGCTTATTGTTTATGCTTATGCGTATTGCTCTGAGAGCGCCTTTATTCATTATTGGTGGTATCATCATGGCTTTCTTCGTCCATCCAGGACTTGCGATACATCTTCTTATATCTGTACCTATCCTGCTTCTTTTTTTATTCTGGATTTTGACCAAGGGTGTCGTCCTTTTTCGTAAAGTTCAAGAGAAGCTGGATCGTGCCAATACGGTCATCCGTGAAAATCTCTCAGGTATTCGCTTGATCAAAGGCTTCAATCGTAGAGATTTTGAAGAAGACCGGTTCAAACATGTGAACCATTCTCTGACCAATCAAAATAAAAAGGCGTTATGGATGATGGAAGTGGCAATGCCTGTAGTGATGCTCGGAATGAATATCGTCATCATCGTTATTCTCTGGATAGGAGCAGTTCAGCTGAATTTACAGGAAGTAACAGCAGGAGAGCTTGTCGCAATCATCAATTACGCAACCCGTATACTCTTTACCTTTTCTGTCTTCACCTTCCTCATCATGAACTATTCGAGAGGAAGTGCCTCAGCTACTAGGATTACTGCAGTTTTAAACAAAGATACAGACCATCTACATCCTGAGCAGGCTCTATTGAGGCAAACGATCAGAGGGAGTGTTCGTTTTGAAAATGTGTCGTTCCGGTATAGTGAGCAATATACGGAAACACTAAAGAACGTTTCTTTTTCAACTGAAGAACATAAAACGGTCGGCATATTGGGTGAGACAGGATCTGGAAAGACAACGCTTCTGAACTTGATTCCTAAACTGATAGAAAAAACATCTGGGTACATTCTCATAGATGAAACCGAAATCGACGAGCTGGATCGTGTACATTTAAGAAGGCAGATCAGTGTTGTCCCGCAGGAAGCTCATCTGTTCTCAGGAAGTGTCAAAGACAACATCGAGTGGGGGAAGGACGGGGCCACTTTTGAGGAAATCATCGCTGCTGCAAAAGATGCACAAATTCATGATTTTATCATGAGTTTACCAGATGGTTACGATTCAAGATTGGGACAAAAAGGAATCACTTTTTCAGGTGGGCAGAAGCAACGTCTTTCAATTGCACGTGCCCTCGTACGAAAGCCGAAGATCCTGATCTTGGACGACAGTATGAGCGCACTTGATGCCTACACTGAATCGAGGTTACTTGAAACCTTAAAAAAACAGAATTGCACGATTTTCCTTGTTGCACAAAAAATCAGTTCAATTCGTGCAGCCGATCAAATCCTCCTGTTGCATCAAGGAGAGTTGATTGGGAGCGGCAGTCATGAGGATTTGCTGAAAACAAGTCCCTACTACCAGAGTGTGTACAAGTCACAAATAGAAGAGGATGTGGTCTAG
- the gvpJ gene encoding gas vesicle protein, whose product MAVEHPVQSHTIVDVLEKVLDKGVVIAGDIRVGLADIELLTIKIRLIVASVDKAKEIGMDWWETDPYLSSKATEDQTKALEDENKELKERLDKLENNLNHTNRLNAKDLK is encoded by the coding sequence ATGGCTGTTGAACATCCAGTGCAATCACATACAATTGTCGATGTTCTAGAAAAGGTCTTGGACAAAGGAGTGGTCATTGCAGGTGATATCCGAGTAGGATTAGCCGATATCGAATTACTGACCATCAAAATCCGGTTGATTGTTGCTTCCGTTGATAAAGCGAAGGAAATCGGTATGGATTGGTGGGAAACGGATCCTTACTTGAGTTCAAAAGCAACAGAAGATCAAACCAAAGCTTTAGAGGATGAAAACAAGGAATTGAAAGAGAGACTAGATAAACTTGAAAATAACCTTAATCATACAAATCGATTGAATGCTAAAGATCTTAAATAA
- a CDS encoding ABC transporter ATP-binding protein, with protein sequence MSKLNELRERIPQHPHRRHQRMGMKPPKVENVWSTIARVWTYIRTEKKRFIFVLFIVLISSLLSLLGPYLLGVAVDRIIADPVTETLLQMVVLLLVVYILHSVTSWLQNYWMISISQNTVYSMRNHLFSHIQRLPLLFFQKRQHGELMSRLTNDMDNVSRTLNSAVIQFTTSVLTITGTIAMMIWLSPILTLLTLTIVPVMYFGMKWITKRTGRYFKKQQKHLGDMNGYVEEIFTGHQIVKMYSQENRVIEEFSEKNESLRDVSYWAQTYSGFIPKLMNMLNNASFAIIVGAGGILALNGFISIGVIVTFTTYSRQFTRPLNDLANQYNMILSAVAGAERVFQIIDEAEEKENDRDASDIKRIQGEIEFEAVYFSYQKDQPILKDINFHAAKGQTIALVGPTGAGKTTIISLLSRFYENDEGHILVDGRDIKSITRESLRSQMGVVLQDSILFHTTVRENIRYGRLDATDEEVERVAKAAHVHEFIKRMPEGYDTILDSDGKGISHGQKQLLSIARAMLADPALLILDEATSSIDTVTEMKITDALSTLMEGRTSFVIAHRLNTIRNADQILVLHGGRIVE encoded by the coding sequence ATGTCGAAATTGAACGAACTCCGTGAGCGTATTCCACAGCATCCTCATCGACGACACCAGCGCATGGGAATGAAGCCGCCAAAAGTCGAAAATGTGTGGTCGACAATTGCACGGGTTTGGACGTATATCCGAACTGAAAAGAAACGCTTCATATTTGTGCTGTTCATAGTATTGATCAGCTCGTTATTGTCCCTCCTTGGTCCTTATTTATTAGGGGTTGCCGTGGATCGAATCATTGCAGATCCAGTGACGGAAACACTTCTTCAAATGGTGGTCCTTTTATTGGTGGTATACATTCTCCATTCCGTGACGTCATGGCTTCAAAACTATTGGATGATCAGTATTTCCCAAAATACGGTCTATTCTATGCGTAATCATTTGTTTTCGCATATCCAGCGACTGCCATTGTTATTTTTCCAAAAAAGGCAGCATGGTGAATTGATGAGTCGTTTGACCAACGATATGGATAATGTAAGCAGGACTCTGAATTCCGCCGTGATCCAATTTACAACCAGTGTGCTGACGATTACCGGTACCATTGCAATGATGATCTGGTTAAGTCCGATCCTTACACTTCTGACACTGACAATCGTACCGGTGATGTATTTCGGTATGAAGTGGATTACAAAACGAACAGGCCGTTATTTTAAAAAACAACAGAAACACTTAGGTGACATGAACGGGTATGTTGAAGAAATTTTCACTGGTCACCAGATCGTGAAAATGTATTCACAGGAAAATCGTGTAATTGAGGAGTTCTCCGAAAAAAATGAATCCTTAAGGGACGTAAGTTATTGGGCTCAGACATACTCTGGCTTCATTCCGAAGCTGATGAATATGCTCAATAACGCAAGCTTCGCCATCATTGTAGGTGCTGGAGGGATACTTGCTCTCAACGGTTTCATCTCCATCGGAGTCATCGTCACCTTTACGACCTACTCAAGGCAATTCACCAGACCGCTGAATGATCTGGCAAACCAGTACAATATGATCCTATCGGCTGTTGCAGGTGCGGAACGTGTATTCCAAATCATTGATGAGGCGGAAGAAAAAGAAAATGACAGGGATGCAAGTGATATTAAAAGGATCCAAGGGGAAATCGAGTTTGAGGCAGTTTATTTTTCCTATCAAAAGGACCAGCCAATTTTAAAAGATATCAATTTCCATGCAGCTAAAGGACAGACAATCGCACTTGTCGGTCCAACTGGCGCAGGGAAAACGACCATTATCTCGCTTTTATCGAGGTTCTATGAAAATGATGAGGGACACATCCTCGTTGATGGCAGAGACATCAAATCGATTACACGGGAAAGCTTGCGAAGCCAAATGGGTGTCGTTTTACAGGATTCGATTCTGTTTCATACAACGGTCAGAGAGAATATCCGTTATGGAAGACTCGATGCCACAGATGAAGAGGTTGAAAGAGTCGCTAAGGCTGCCCATGTACATGAGTTCATCAAACGGATGCCTGAAGGATATGATACGATTCTCGATTCAGATGGAAAGGGCATTAGTCACGGACAAAAACAATTGCTCTCGATAGCTAGGGCAATGTTGGCTGACCCAGCATTGTTGATATTAGACGAGGCGACGAGCAGCATTGATACGGTAACGGAAATGAAGATTACTGATGCACTCAGCACATTGATGGAAGGTCGCACTAGCTTTGTGATCGCCCATCGATTGAATACGATCCGTAACGCTGATCAGATTCTAGTCCTTCATGGAGGTAGGATTGTCGAATAA
- a CDS encoding sugar diacid recognition domain-containing protein: MVISPQTAQSIVEETVKIIHRNINFMDEQAQIIASIDPNRIGDFHEGAWTVLKTKEPLIIQEENEFGGAKRGVNLPVELNDQIIGVIGITGKPEEVVQFGEVIKRMTEILLKEAYIEEQIELENRARESFIDEWIEGDWENDKLFAARGWIHKINVHIPRAAVVLEVKDFNDILYEKLKSYEADVKGELEFQQFRCEILNVIQNHFPEQSQHVIIPSGSTRYTMLLSVNEHSSEMKRKEKIRYRLNKIQSAIQTSYKFETTAGIGQMYVDPRSTSHSVREAERALLHAKNRKQTFIFHDELGIESFAYDLSEETREAYIKKVLLNDTGIEHAQMLETLECFFEANGSITEAAEKLFIHKNTLQYRLKRIKEITGYDPRVLTEAVMLYVAMTFYMINNGADRN; encoded by the coding sequence ATGGTCATATCGCCCCAAACCGCGCAATCAATCGTTGAGGAAACCGTCAAGATCATACACAGGAATATTAATTTCATGGACGAGCAGGCACAAATCATTGCAAGTATCGACCCAAATAGGATCGGTGATTTCCATGAAGGAGCATGGACTGTTTTAAAAACGAAAGAACCGCTTATCATTCAAGAAGAGAATGAATTTGGAGGGGCAAAAAGAGGGGTGAACCTACCCGTTGAATTGAACGATCAAATCATCGGGGTCATCGGAATTACAGGTAAGCCTGAGGAAGTTGTCCAGTTCGGGGAAGTCATCAAACGAATGACTGAAATACTGCTGAAGGAAGCTTATATAGAAGAACAGATCGAACTTGAAAATAGGGCAAGGGAATCATTCATCGATGAGTGGATCGAGGGGGACTGGGAGAATGATAAACTATTCGCCGCCCGTGGGTGGATACATAAAATCAATGTCCATATACCGAGAGCAGCGGTGGTTTTAGAGGTAAAGGATTTTAATGATATCTTATATGAAAAATTGAAAAGCTATGAGGCGGATGTAAAAGGGGAATTAGAGTTTCAGCAGTTCCGGTGTGAAATTTTGAATGTGATCCAGAACCATTTTCCTGAGCAAAGTCAACATGTCATCATCCCCTCTGGAAGTACCCGGTATACAATGTTGTTATCCGTAAATGAACATTCATCTGAGATGAAACGGAAGGAAAAGATACGTTACCGGTTGAATAAGATCCAATCGGCAATCCAAACATCTTATAAATTCGAGACCACTGCTGGGATCGGCCAAATGTATGTTGACCCAAGGAGCACGTCCCACTCAGTGCGTGAAGCTGAGCGAGCATTATTACATGCGAAAAATCGAAAGCAAACTTTTATATTCCATGATGAGTTAGGAATCGAATCTTTTGCATATGATCTTTCCGAAGAGACGCGGGAAGCTTATATCAAGAAAGTCCTATTGAATGATACCGGTATTGAACACGCTCAGATGCTTGAAACGCTGGAATGCTTTTTTGAAGCGAACGGTTCGATTACCGAAGCCGCCGAAAAGCTGTTCATTCATAAGAACACCCTTCAATACCGGTTGAAACGGATCAAAGAGATAACAGGTTATGATCCTCGTGTATTGACTGAAGCCGTCATGCTCTATGTGGCAATGACATTTTATATGATAAATAATGGAGCTGACAGGAACTGA
- the gvpU gene encoding gas vesicle accessory protein GvpU has protein sequence MSSVAPKDSILEYFVKAANTGDFSLDITLNINGSVISGSIISAKEYFEELSSKLEDGSEIAQKLSEDLSEASEAADSHEGGEANFIHMKNTRVYCGDSKPTPSKGKILWRGKLEQIDGFFLGKISDSKSSSSNSSNSKKSS, from the coding sequence GTGAGTTCAGTTGCGCCAAAAGATAGTATACTAGAATACTTTGTGAAAGCAGCCAATACTGGTGATTTCTCATTGGATATTACATTGAATATAAATGGGTCTGTCATATCTGGATCGATTATTTCAGCTAAAGAATACTTTGAAGAGCTTAGCAGTAAACTTGAGGATGGCAGCGAAATTGCTCAAAAGCTTAGTGAGGATCTATCTGAGGCAAGTGAAGCTGCTGATTCACATGAGGGTGGAGAAGCGAACTTCATCCATATGAAGAATACACGTGTTTATTGCGGCGACAGTAAACCTACCCCATCAAAAGGGAAAATTCTTTGGAGAGGAAAGCTTGAGCAAATAGATGGCTTCTTCTTAGGGAAAATATCAGATTCGAAAAGCAGTAGTAGTAATAGCAGCAACAGTAAAAAATCATCATAG
- a CDS encoding gas vesicle protein K, whose translation MQSENQTNNSRINLDPDNAEQGLAQLVMTVIELVRQIVERHAMRRVEGGNLTDEQIEDLGVALMNLEEKMEELKDIFGLDAEDLNIDLGPLGNLLR comes from the coding sequence ATGCAATCGGAGAATCAAACAAATAATTCACGAATCAATCTAGACCCTGATAATGCTGAACAAGGATTGGCACAATTAGTCATGACTGTAATCGAATTAGTACGCCAGATCGTTGAACGGCATGCAATGAGACGGGTAGAAGGTGGAAATCTTACCGATGAACAGATTGAAGACCTCGGTGTAGCCCTGATGAATCTAGAAGAAAAAATGGAAGAATTAAAGGACATCTTTGGCCTTGATGCTGAAGATTTGAATATAGATCTAGGTCCGTTAGGAAACCTGCTTCGATAG
- the gvpT gene encoding YtxH domain-containing protein produces the protein MVDKSKQAKNMVTGGPIKRTVAGGILGATVGYLATPENGKKLWARVDKEALKNKSIDLSRAAKDKSKLAAQSLKSSTTNFLNRNRDESEESAETEVSATAEEIDTEELEDLREENQKLQDRLKSLEEKMNKFLESEEEDDEENEAGEDEDEEEEEEETTPNRQEHSNSTKKKQSKNAKAEDDEEDEEEEDVKQKKSTKKSSKTNGKKKTASKKSKKEDEEEEDTSLTSEDDTSA, from the coding sequence ATGGTAGACAAGTCAAAACAAGCTAAAAACATGGTGACAGGTGGACCGATCAAACGAACAGTAGCAGGAGGAATCCTAGGAGCTACAGTCGGATATCTTGCAACACCTGAAAATGGAAAGAAACTTTGGGCACGTGTGGATAAAGAAGCATTGAAAAACAAAAGCATCGATCTAAGTCGTGCAGCAAAAGACAAATCAAAATTAGCTGCCCAGAGCCTTAAGTCATCTACGACGAATTTCTTGAACAGAAACCGCGATGAGTCTGAAGAAAGTGCTGAAACAGAAGTAAGTGCCACAGCTGAAGAGATTGATACTGAAGAGCTAGAAGATTTGAGGGAAGAAAATCAAAAACTCCAGGATCGATTGAAATCGTTAGAAGAGAAAATGAACAAATTCCTTGAAAGCGAAGAGGAAGACGACGAAGAAAATGAAGCAGGCGAAGACGAAGATGAAGAAGAGGAAGAGGAGGAGACAACCCCTAATCGTCAGGAGCATTCTAACTCTACCAAGAAAAAACAATCAAAAAATGCTAAAGCTGAAGACGATGAAGAAGATGAAGAAGAGGAAGACGTAAAACAGAAAAAAAGCACTAAAAAATCATCCAAGACAAACGGAAAGAAGAAAACGGCATCTAAAAAATCAAAAAAAGAGGATGAAGAAGAGGAAGATACGTCATTGACTAGTGAAGATGACACTTCAGCATAA